Proteins encoded by one window of Chryseobacterium sp. POL2:
- a CDS encoding ParA family protein — translation METTKETLKISFATQKGGVGKSTMTTLLASVLHYRLGYNVVVMDCDFPQHSLTKMRERDKRTIIQNDYHKKAALKQFQEIAKKAYPIIKCKAETALDMASEYIKKSAVEPDVIFFDLPGTANTKGVLTTLKKMDFIFSPITADRLVVESTLGFTKAFLGLPQTEDNNVKQKLWLFWNQVDGRERTGLYEAYQRVIEELDLSIMETRIMDSKRFRKEGEDTSGYVFRSSLLAPEAQPMKATRLDLFVEEFLKIVHL, via the coding sequence ATGGAAACAACAAAAGAAACTTTAAAAATCAGCTTCGCCACCCAAAAAGGTGGTGTAGGAAAATCGACGATGACCACCTTGCTGGCAAGTGTGCTTCACTACCGCTTGGGTTACAATGTCGTGGTAATGGATTGCGACTTTCCACAGCACAGCCTGACCAAAATGCGTGAACGGGATAAGAGAACTATCATTCAAAATGATTACCATAAAAAGGCAGCACTGAAACAGTTTCAGGAAATCGCTAAAAAAGCCTATCCGATAATTAAATGCAAGGCTGAAACGGCTTTGGATATGGCATCGGAATATATCAAGAAATCGGCGGTAGAGCCGGACGTGATTTTCTTTGATTTGCCGGGAACGGCAAATACCAAAGGTGTGCTTACCACCTTAAAAAAAATGGACTTTATCTTTTCGCCGATTACCGCTGACCGATTGGTCGTTGAAAGCACATTGGGTTTTACTAAAGCATTCCTCGGGCTTCCTCAAACCGAAGACAATAACGTAAAGCAAAAATTGTGGCTGTTTTGGAACCAAGTGGACGGCAGGGAAAGGACAGGCTTGTATGAAGCATATCAGAGGGTGATTGAAGAACTTGATTTATCTATTATGGAAACAAGGATTATGGACAGCAAGCGGTTTAGAAAAGAGGGAGAAGATACGAGCGGTTATGTGTTCCGGTCAAGTTTACTTGCTCCTGAAGCCCAACCAATGAAAGCAACCCGATTGGATTTGTTTGTCGAA
- the mobA gene encoding conjugal transfer protein MobA encodes MNENSKKQLKKTGRPLKNDPAKIRYTISFNEEEHARFLALFDQSGMQVKAHFITSCIFDKTMKSVQIDKGTVDFYMRLTSFHSQFRSIGVNYNQIVKLLYKSFSEKKASAYLYKLEKQTAEMVQLFKKVVEITEEFDKKHLKNSLKNDSENRKK; translated from the coding sequence ATGAATGAGAACAGCAAAAAGCAGTTAAAAAAGACAGGGCGTCCTCTTAAAAACGACCCTGCGAAAATCCGGTACACGATTTCTTTTAACGAGGAAGAACACGCCCGTTTTCTTGCCCTGTTTGACCAATCGGGTATGCAGGTTAAAGCACATTTTATAACGTCCTGCATCTTCGACAAGACGATGAAGTCCGTTCAAATTGATAAAGGAACAGTTGATTTCTATATGCGATTGACTTCGTTTCACAGTCAATTCCGCTCAATCGGGGTTAATTATAATCAGATTGTAAAGCTGTTGTATAAGAGTTTTTCAGAGAAAAAGGCATCGGCATACCTGTATAAATTGGAAAAACAAACGGCTGAAATGGTGCAATTATTCAAAAAAGTTGTGGAAATAACCGAGGAATTTGATAAGAAACACCTCAAAAACAGCCTTAAAAATGATAGCGAAAATCGGAAGAAGTGA